From the Candida dubliniensis CD36 chromosome 2, complete sequence genome, the window TTATGAATAATacagttgttgttttttttttttctctttggATATAACTAAAAAAGACGTTTGTtgagaagaaaagaattcTAACAAGAGTGCAAGAAGGGTGAAATCAATGGGTATTTATATACTTGAGAATTGACGAAAGGGAATGTAAGTGAGTGAATGATTGTGCATGATCATGATCATATTGCAAAAAGATCACGAtcataacaataataataaggGGGTAGcgagagaaaaaaaaaatttagcGCTAACAAAATTAAGGgatgaaagaaaaaaacagcAAATTCCAGATCATTCTAGCTCCTTCGAAAtctaacaaaaaatagcGTACATTCCTTATAACAACTACTTATGAACCGAGTCTCCCGatgaaaacaaacaatcaatcaatcaagcGTGGACATAGGTTGCATCAATTTTGTTCAACGTTGGTCCTAAATATAACTTCATTTTTCGTCTATATGCGCTCGGATTCTGGAGTTGCACGGGATTGCCTTCAAAATAAACACACTCCAAATCAGGCAATTTACCCAATTCCTTGCCGATTTCTTCAAAACTGGATACTTGATTATATGAACACCAAAAGTCAGTCAATTTGACCAAATGTGACAATCCTTTCAAGTTGGTGATTTTATTTGCCGTGACATCCAACACTTGTAAATTTGTGTTATTTTCAAGATTCTCAATCTCCGAAATCCCATTGTGCGATAAGTATAACTCTTCTAAgtttttcaagttttcaAGCCCCTCGATTTTAGTGATTCTATTTGATTGGATTGAAAGAACTCTTAAATTCACCAAATTATCCATATTCTGAAGCTTGTGTATTCTATTCTTCCCTAAccacaattgatttatatttacaAGTTTGTCAAGATTCTCAATCACTTCTATTTTATTCCCACCTAATTCTAAATTAGTCACTTTCGTTAAAGTGTCAAGATTTTTAATTTCCCTAATCTTGTTTTGCACAAAATACAAGTTTTCAAGTTCAACCAACGTCTCAATATTCTTGATATTCTTAATTCTGTTGAATGAAAGATCtagatttttcaaatgaaCCAAATGCTTAATGGAGCTTGATATATGGTTTATTCTATTGTCATACAAATCGAGTTCTTCCAAACTTTCAGGCAAGTCCTTGACTCCAACCATTGAAgtaatcaaattttgtCTCAAACATAATGATtccaatttcttgaaaCGTTCCAAATGTAAATCCTCAAGTGACgaaatttttaaatgaaCCAAATCAATGTAATCAGTGTCAAGGTCATATCCAACAGTTAAGTCCTGATCAGCTTCGATTTCTTGTGGATGATTATCTGGCAAGACAGTTCCAGGATATTGAACTGCCAGATTACCTTGCTGATTTTTATCGTCATCGTCGTtttcgtcatcatcatcatcctcGTCTTCAGTATGAGAAAGAATTGGTTCCTCCTTCTCCTCTCCTTGTAGAATTCCAGCTGGATTCTCAACTAAATCTTTATTGGTCTCTTGTATTGGCATTCTAAGTTCTGTGTTATGGCGCTTTCGTTTTCTAAATAATTATAGCAAGTGTCAGGAGAGTTTATGTACCAATTTGTACAATTTGTATCTTGATTTTCgcattatatattattgcTTCTTAATTCGTGTACTTTGCTCAATTACAAAAGGTGAGaaccaatttcttctttggaATATTTTAGGGCTTAAAAGACCAACCAATTAAATGGTTCCTGATCCCGCTTATTCACAAGTCTTGCGTGTAAATTTGAGAGATGAAACATCAAAATGAACTACTAAAGATACTCATTCTAATTTAAATAAgtgaatatatatatatttacaaagaataataaaaataacaacaacaacaaagcTAAGACTCAAACGAAAAACAGAAGCATCAATAGTATACAAGATTTATTTGTAATTACAACAATGTTGTTCAATACTCTGTATTATCTGTTAATTAGTTTCAAAAACActcaattatttatttaaattttcatttttcatagtctatcatcaattatttagATTCTTCTTTGTAAATGTAATCAACAGCTTCCCCAACAGTCTTTATTTCATCAGAAATCTTATCCGgaatttccaaatcaaattcttcttctaatgCCACTAAAGCTTCAACAGTATCCAAAGAATCTAAACCCAAATCCTTTTGGAAAGAAGAGTCTAATGTGATATTGGATTCTTGTAATGGAGCAACAGTTTTCAAAGCTTGAATGGCTCTTGTAGtaacttcttctttggaAATTGGTGGGGCAACATAAAAACGAATTGGTTTAACAAATGAAGCTCTAGCAACTGGTGCACGAATAGAACGGAAAGCTAATCTGAACATTCTTTATCCTGTGTTTAATGTATATTAAGGGTGGCTAATTGGTAGATTTTCAACGAGagaaagatttttttttttttccctctttcctttcttttccattttttcattctcaTTCGTCTTCTTCTCTCTTTTGGTGACTATTGGTGGTGCATAGTTCCGTTTTCTCtcaaactaaactaaacaaacaaacagaatataaaattgttaCTATTCACACTACTAAATCAAGGTTTTTACATACAATCCATACacactctttttttttttgcaatcaattatttgcATTTTTCCTCCATCTAAATTTCCTTTTCAAACTTAAACTATTACTCAAAAAAGAGCTTTTGCCTGATGTATAAGACGTGTCAGATGATCCAGTAGTGGATGTGACAGATCTAGTTAACTTGGGTTCGGGCATAGTTGCAACAGAGGGTGTCATTGAATGTGATCTCAGAATTCCACCAGAAACTGGCCTTGTTGAAGGAACACTCGAAGAAGAATCACTTTCGTCTCTAGATGAATATGCAGCCTCGATTCTATCATTAAAattcttttcaaataattcgACCAATGCTTCATGTGACTGTCGCATACTTTCGGGAACAATTCTACCATGAAGGTCTAAGCATCTTTTCAATATTGTTGTAAGCTCATCAAAGGCATTCTGtaatgttttaattttgcCAGCTtggttattattactttCGCCAATGTATTCCAAGAATAATCTATATTGTCCAACACCTCCGTTGATTGGAGAGTCAACGGTACCTGCCAATTCTCTAGACAAATCAAGAAACAACCCTTGAGATTTGGGTTGATCAGTCATTGATCTGTGTATGGCTCTTTCTAATCGCAACAACTCACTTGTTTTAGCATTGATTGTTCTCGAAGCATTATCCAATGGAGACAATTTGATTACTTTATATGAAGCAATGTCAttaaaattcattaatgtGGGGAACGACGATTTAGTCTCATAAGTAGTTTCTTCTGTccataaatcaaaaatagaACTTGATCCTGGAACTTTTTTCAACACCGAAAAGCTCTTCTTGTCATGCCCATTTTCACTTTTATTAGGATATACTAAAGTGATGTCTAGATATTTCCCCGTCAAATTCTTCCCCTCGGTCCCATCTTCTTTATACAATACCGATCCTGGAAATTTGCTCAATATTCTTTGTTGAATGGAAGTAAAATGCTCAAACGGTTGACCCTCATATATTCTTTGTTTCCCCCGCAATACTTCAGGAAAGCCATTACCTAAAAACACAACACGACAATAGCTATGCTGAATTGTGTCTTGGTACTCTAATTCCATATACCGCAACGATAATTTCCCATGTAAACGCGACAACCTTAACAAATCATAAGTTTCATTCTTGAAAGAATTGAGCataaaattataaacaTCAATAGCTTTCGACAAATTGTGTCCAGAAATGTAATGTTCAGCACTTAGTTCAAGTAATGCTTCTCGTCTTTCGAAATTTGTTTGTATGGGTAACTCTGGAATCAATGAAGCATTAACATATTCGCCATGTGACCAGGGGAAAGTAGAAGCCAACAATTCTAAGTACAAACCAGCTTGAATATAATCTTTCTGTGCAATAATCTCTTTATAAAGATCAGTGACAAATTCACGCAATGGTTCAGGTTCACCAACATTTACCAAATAAAGTAGTGCTTGTATTTTATAAACTactttatcatcattaaacTCAGCAGTATCTGGGACTCTAATTAATCGGTTTAAAACCCTAATAAACCGAGAAAGATATGCAACAAAATCTAATAACACACCTTGTTCAGTCTCtggttgattgattgataatcCCTTCAAGTTATTGATAAACCCCATTTCATCCGACTCACATGGTTCATACAACCCATTGCAATAAATGTCAAATAAGCTGATAATGCACTGTCTTTCAACTTCTATTTGGTTGTAGTTTGTCATTATGGAAATTAACAATTTGGAGCCAGTTTTCCTGGTGGGGGTGCATTTTAAAGTGTATAAAACAACATTGTGTATCAAATCATAATCTAAAACAAGTGTGGCAAGACTGGATTCACGTTCTTGTTTATTCACATAATCTCCTAAACGTCCCCAAACCTTATCAATAAGTAGCTCTACCCTTTCGCCAATAGAGCAAGTGATTGAAGTACAAGCAGCTCTAGCCAAAACAGGTAGTCTTTCCAGAGCTACTGTATCCAAGATAGccaatttcaacaaagTACTTAAAAATTCACCACATAGGTTAATGTCTAACGAGACTCctataatatatttttggaaaatgaCAGGAGAAAGAAGTTCCAACACACACAAGGAACTTTCAGCAATGGTTGCTTGTAAAGAGAACCAGTTTTGGCTTGGGAAATACTCGTATTTAAAAATCTCATTCACTGCAATAATGACGGTGTATATGTCGTCACGAGAATACAAGTCCGCTAGATGTAAAGTACGTGCGTCATTATCAACCgcaatttctttatcaatACGAGCAATGAAACCGATTACAACAGCCAATTCTACCAAGACCTCACAAAAATTAATGTCTCTAAATGACCGATCAATTGCAACTGTTTCAAAGGGATATGTTTGGGGAAATAATTGCGTTACCACAGATCTCTCCAGGGCAAAGTTACCAATGTGATTGTACTTTAAAAATGTCCTCGACAAAGCAGGCAAAAGTTTGAAAAGGAAATGACAAACTTCAATGATATCGGTTTCTCCTTCAACCAACAATTCATAAATAATGGTGCAGCACTTGTTAAGAATACTGCATGCGAGCCGCACACTTTCAATATCTGTTACATCAGGGAAACCTTCAACAGCCCATTCGATGGATTTCAAAAGTATGGTACTTCTTGTATCTTTATCTCTATTCATTTCTGTCCCTAATACACGAAGTATCAAAAGTAGTTTGGAAATCTGCATTTTATGTTCATATTCCTCCATTAATTTCTCGTGTCCGCCAAAAGATCGCAATCTAATAGCATCAACAAAAGTTTCATACCAATTGAGAACAACTCTTTTGTCGAAATACATGGTATTTGTTAACATGAGGTCGACTATTCctaataaattcatttggTCTTCAACCAATAATGACGACTTCATAGAAAGGAAATGCACCATTGCTCTATAAGATTGCACCACGCTTTCATtatattcttcaaattccCAACTTCCTTGAATGGATTTGGTGGCAAAGCGAATCAACATCTCCTGAACGTTTGCAACAGATTTAGAATATGAATCCCATATGGTCTCACCTCGATAATAAACTTCATGCAATTTTGTCCATAAGAATACCGCAATTCTAGgttgattgataaaaatattttcaaaacattGCAAAAAATGACCATGTTGGTGTGGTTTAATAAGCACACTATTCAATAAAAACACAATTGCTTTGAATGTATTATCTTgtaatttttgtaaattaacGGAATCATTATCAGCACCAgatatgataataattccaAATAAAGAAGTCAACAATTCCGGAAAACGTCTTACCAAATGCTTCTTTTTCACTTTCTGGAACAACTCTAATGAGCTAGAAAGACCATCGATGCCGGAAATTCCACTGTGATATAGGGACTCATATTCTAAAATGTTATCTATAGTCACCTCAGAATTGAACAGTTTCCCCACATAAGTAGAAGAAACTTCAATGGTTGCAATTTGGTTACCTTTGGAAGTGGAAAATATTTCTACGGCATGTGGTTTTGGTCTATACTCCACCAATTTGTTGCCAGACTTGTAGTGTAGATGTCCTTGCCCAGATAATACTCCATTGATATAAACTGTCAATTGcaaataatcatcaataggtaatttcttgtctttatttttcaatgatatATTATctattttaataaattcacCAAAGCTTTCACTACTAGTAACGCCGACCAACTGCAAAGtctttttgtctttttgatttgtcCCCTGAGagaatttaattgtttcattatttggCGCACTGATTTCCACGGAATATAAATCTGTCgaatatttctttttcttcaatacCATTTGCCCTAATAAAATGTACAATCTTTCACTTGTCTCAGTAAATGGATCAAAAAACATTGGTTTTACCATTGTAATTGGCAAATTAGAATGTTGTTTGGAAAATCTTGTTTTTGTAGATAAACCAAATGGTGCATGTTTAATTAGTTTTACTGAAGCAGTAATTCTTTGGACAGTTGGACATACAGCTAACCCTTCCATATTTTGTCGAACCAATTGGTCGACTAATAACCCCCAACTGAAAGTGGATTTGGATGCCTTTTTGCTTCCTAATGGAGCACCAAATATCTTGAtatcaaaatgaaattctGGCCTATTTTGGGCAAATACGTTAGATATATTAACAACTCCTGCGGCCACACCtttctttatatatttcaaattggcAAATGTCTTTCTACGCATGAGACTAATTTCTTCAGTAAGAACAAACACCATAAAAACGTTTCTGTCAAATTGGTCTTCAGGTAAATTTCTGAATAAAATCGAACTAATGGTCTCAACTTTTTgcaaatcatcaatagatttggttttgaaaataaatggTTCTGTCAATCTTTTATTTTCACTTCTGAGATAGACatgaagaaataaattatgTAACCCTGTTGACTGGTTAGATGCGTCACCTTGCACATCTGTTATGTTGACCAAAAGATGACTATTCTTGTAttctttaaaattatttggtgaCGGGACTAATTGAGATTGCACCGAATTTTTTACCGAAGCGTTATTGGTCAATACAAGTTCTTCTTGAGCTGTGGCAATTGTCGGTGGTATTGAGTTAcccaaattcaatatttcaccatttgatttatctCGAGCTAACATGTAACAATATTTCGATGCCACTTCCCGCCACATCAAACTACCAGAAGACGAAGATGTCTTAAATGGGCCACGGGTCAATATCTTAGTAACATCATTTAACAATTTGGTGATTGTTTctgttgtttcaatttcgTTGAATAAATTATGAGCGTATCTCATATAATAATCGTATAATGTAATGTAGACATTTTTAAGTTGTCCAAATATGTTTAGTTCTCCACAGGCATAGGAAGCAAAAACAAGACCATTAAGTTCATTAATGGCATATCCGATTTGATTCATAATGGTAAGACATTGATTGTCTACTCTTGGAAGTTCGGGTGTGTTTGGcttatttatttcattcTCAGAATTAATGCCATCTGTGGTTTTGTGAAAATCAAtcttatcaattattttgacGAGGTTCATGGGAAATACAACGGGAGACTGATCAACTTCATTAAGCCTTATGGAGGTCACTTTTAAATCATTGCCGATACTGGGATGTATGACATATCCTCTTCCCCATCTCAGATTGTTAGTTTCAAAAACATAGACTTTATCGCCGGGATaaagatttttcaaaggTAAGGGTTCTGATTCTTGCAGACTCAACCGTTTATTTTTCGGCTTGAATGGTTTGATAACAACACCTTTTAGGAAACAGGAAGCAGGTGTCCAAGTCATTATCACAGTGGCTAACACTTGAGTGAAGAATAAATGTGGGAGAAATatattaagaaaaaaaaggaagaaatTCAGTTTTAAGATACCCTTTATTGGCCTTGAAGTTTTGTAAGTTTATGTTTTGGCTTATTTTGATCTTTCCAGTaactcttctttttttttcgaaaatccaaattagaaaactaaaaagaataaacaacaacaagtcTTGACAGTAAgtaaaatttcttctttttacTTGTTCTTTTGGCAGATCATTTGTCGATCTTCAGTGGAAGATGACAAAAACTgtagtttatttttcatttctgtTTGTGCTCACACTTAACTTAACTAagggatttttttttttcttgttttggttttttgcAGCAGTTGTATTCCGCctcaaattttttgatgTTACTTCgtattattactattttaAGTATGAGGAAATTCCCGCAACCATGTTCCTGACTGATTTTAGGGTTGCAGAAAGAAATCCCTTTCCTCCCCCCACACACAGTAAATATAAACCTAAAATAAAAGAGATGATCAATCtgatcaacaacaatcatgCATAAAAAGATAAACTACTCTATTTTCACACTTTTGTTAAATACCAGATTATctttttgaagaaattagaCTGTGATATCATTTAACTACATTATATTTACAAGTTTCATTTACAATACATTCTATATCGATACATGTTTTTTCAAACACAAAAATACACATTCgcgtttttttttttatttcccTCTcttcaaacaaacaaaaatacaCGACAACAACACACACACGAACAAAACATTCATAAAAAATTAAGTGAtcttaacaacaacaacaacaacaacaacaacttgaCCTAAAAGTCTCTACCATTTTGTATTTACCGCATTTGCTTTGTGGGATCCGTTCATTGACTTGGAAGCAACAGATCCATTACCATTTTTAACTGACGACCCCTTTAAACCAGTATACCCTGGTTGAATAATACTTCCAGGATACCCTGAAGTATTCGATGCTCTTCCCGATCTAGTGATTGAAGAGTTATTGGAAGATACCGATGATGCATTAGTAGGAGACCTAGCCAATCTTGAACCCGAATATGTAGAGCCTGTACCAGACATGTTTGAAATGGAGTTGGTACGTTCAGTCATTAATCCATTGGCACGTCTATTGTGGAAAATCGAAACACGGCTTGAAGATGGAGCTGTGATTGTAGCCTCTTCACCCAAACGTAAGGCAACGATTTCTTCTTGGAAATTCTTTCTAAACAATTCCACCAATGCTTGATGTGACAGTTTCATAGATGGACCAATCAAACTACCATGTAAATTCAAACAACGATGCAAAATAATAGCAAGATCATTGAATGCATTACGTAATAACTCTGTTTTGGCAATACTCTCTTCattaatttgatatttgcTATCGGAGAAAAATGCACGATATTGACCAACCCCTCCATTTACTGGAGAGTCAACTGTACCTGCCAATTGTCTCGACAAATCGTTGAAATAATGTGAATAATCAGTCTTTTCCTTAAGGGCAGAATTGATAAAAGCCTctaattgaatcaaatcatcattcTTGGCAGCAATTGTTCTAACTGCATTGTCCAATGGCGACAATTTAACTGTCTTTGAATCTTTGATAAAACTTCTATTCATCAAAGTTGGGAAAGATAACCAAGTCTCATAAGTAGTTTCCTCGGTCCATAAATCGAAAACTGATGTGGCCCCTGgaaatttcttcaaactCGTAAAGAAACGCAAATCCTTATTTCTAGCATATTGTCTCACACCAAGTGACGTGTTAATTAACTTGTCAGAAAATTCATAAACTGGTTCCACTGTCTTAATGTACAAGTATCTTCCATTAGtagctttttctttaagACTAATAGCTTCAGCATCATCACTAATGATTTTAGCACCAGGGAAAACTTTAAGAAATCTTTCATGAATTGATGTAATATGTTCAAATGGCAAACCTTGGAAAATTTGGGTTACTTTGGTCAAATAAGCAGGGAATCCACCACCAATGGCTTCAACCTTGAAATATGTCGGTGTCAATTTATCGGAAGATTCCATATCCAAATACAATTGAGCCAATTTATTATGAACATAAGCAAAACTTTTCAAGTCATAAGTATGTTCGTTATATGAGTCCAACAATTCATTATAAGTATCAGCAGCTTTTTCAAGACTATTTCCTTTAACAAAGTTATTGGCtatcattttcaacaatatctcttttctttcaaacGAACTTTGTTCTGGGAATTTTGGTCTGAAACTTGCTGGTACAAGTACATGATGATCCCAAGAATAGGTACTGGCAAGTAATTCCAAACTCAAAGCTGCTTGTACATAATCATTTTGTGAAAGGTATTTTTCATACATTTGGTGAATGTaagaattgaaaagttCTGGTTTCCCTgcatttttgatttgtgctttcaatttaatttcatgGAAAATTCTATCTTCTTCATATTCAGGACCAAATGGTACACtgatataataattgaGAGTACCGAAAAATGAGGAAAGATTTTGGATAAAAGTGTAAATAAGATCAAATGCTTCGTCTTCCCTATCCAATCTAACGGtcattttcattctttctATGAAATTTTCTTGATCCAATGACGATGGTTTGTAGGAATTGTTGTGGTAAATCTCGTGTAAACCAAGAAAACATTGCCTTTCAACATCCTGAAGAGTATCACTTAAAATATATTCGGAAATCATAATTGACCATAAAATTTTGATGGCAACACTTTGACATTCACTATCTCTTTGTAATCCAAGTAACATCAAATCAGGTAAAATaccaaattcatcattgataaattcAACTTGGTAACCACCAAACTTCTTCAAATTGAATCTAAGCATATCTTCATCTGTTGCATCCCAAGCCAAGGAATCCCAAGCttcattaatcaaaaaGGCTGCACGCTTGCGAACATCCTGGGTTATCTTTGCACAAGCACTTTTGGGAACGTCGGACAAATGCTCAACAGCCACCGGTGGCAAGACTGCCAATTTGAACAAACTTCTAAGATAATTACCCCAAAGAGTTCTATCAAAGGACTCGGAATCATCTAAAGCTGGTAGTTGATTGACAATCACAAGTGGTCTCACTAACTCAATTGCACATAAACAACCTTCAATAATGACTGAATATGTCGAATACCATTTTGTTTCTGGGAAATATTTACCTAATCTCATGTATCTAATCCCTGAAAGTAAAGTAAGTATATCTTCACTATGGAAATTACAAgccaaatatttttctgGAATGAAAAagtcattttcaattggaGAATCCAAGATCTTGATGTAACCTTCATTTCCCGCTGCTTCTTTACCCACCCTagcaacaaaagaaaatgtgaTTGCAAGTTCAACCAAAACCTCAACCATACTCTCATCATTAACTACTGGATCAAtagaaaattcaataaatggATACGTTGAAGGAAACAATTGGGTGAATACACGCTTCTTTTTAAACCAACCATTACCTCTAGTAAACttattatatttgatgaaaGTTCTGGATATAGCAGGTAAAAACTTGGCCAACGAGTAACAAATCTCCATGTCCCCCTGATATTTACCAATAGCACCATCGTTCCATAAAGTTGTACAGGCAGCATTAAGCACACTACATGCCAATCTTGTTGCATCAATATCAGTAAGGGCAAGGAACACATCTACGGACCAAGTGATAGCCTTTGGAATCAAAATACATCTGCTACTTTCATCTTTGATTAAATCAGAATTAAGTAATcttaaaattaataataatttgccaataataatcttgTGGTCCTTGTTTGAACGAGCAGCAGGCCCGGATTCCAAATTGGGCTCATCCACTCCCAATCCTTTGAGACCAATAGAATCAATACAGTTGATTATAATCTGAACAAGTTCTGATCCCTTGAAATTGACATCAAATGCAAAAACATAATCAATCGTGTCCATGACAAGTACCTGATCATCAATCATGTTGGTCGAATCTAAAGTAAGAAGATaagcaattgatttaaataaattgtttaacGTTTGCAAATataattcttgttcattTGGTGAGTTCATTGATAAAACGGATATTCTCAAAATAATCGAAAGCACACGACAAACCGATCTGGACACCGAATTCCAACTTGACCCGGCTCgattgaaaatttgttcAACTTTAGTCAATAAGAAAATACCAATTTGATTCAGACTTTTGTATTTGGCAATAAAGTTATCAAGAAGGTATAAGTACTGATCCTGTTTACCAAAAACTGTATCCAACAAATGAATCACTGCTTTAAAAGTATTATCTTCAAGAATTTCAATACTAGGTCCACTGTGATGACTAGCAAACCCAATTATTCCATACAATGAACTTAATAATTCTGGGAAATACTTGACAACTTGGGCTATGTCCAATCTAGTAAAAGCAACTAATGAATTAGAAAGTTCATCAATACCTTTTTGTccattttggaaaaatctTTCGTATTggaaaatattatcaatagaAACGTCAGAATTATAAACTTTACCAACATATTCAGTGCTGAGTTCAATGTGAGCCATAGGGACGTTATGTGTACTagaaataatttcaatggTATGggtctttttcttgttgaatTCGACCAATCTATTACCAGACTTATAAAGCAATCTCCCTTCACCTGCTAAAACACCATTAACATATAATGacaaaagaatataatCGTCTTTAGGTAATTTCTTGGATGAGTTCTTCAAGGCAACACCGTTCACTTTAACAATCTCACCAATAGACTCTCCTGGGAAAACGGATATAAACTGCCAATATCTTTTTTCCTGTTGATTGGAAGCCTTTGCAAATGTAATCAATTCGTTATTAGGTGTACTCACTTCAAATGTCAATAAATCCTCTCTAGCATTAGATCCCAATAAAGTGATTTTAcccattttcaaataaatacGTTCGTAATTTTCCGCTAATGGATCAAAGAAAATCGGTTTGATTCTAGATATTGGTGCACTAGACGATAATTGGTTGGCTGTATTACCTTGGAATTGATGCTTGAATTCTTTCACTGTGATTACCAATTTTTCTGCTCTTGGGTTGACAGCTACCCCTTGACTAGAACCAGCAATAATTCTATCAACAAGTTCACCCCAACCATTATTACTAAGACCTCTAAGATCCTCAACCATATTCTTTTGTCCCTTCTTACTCAAATATGAACCaaacaatttgattgaaaaatgat encodes:
- a CDS encoding leucine-ruch repeat protein, hypothetical (Similar to S. cerevisiae SDS22;~In S. cerevisiae: conserved nuclear regulatory subunit of Glc7p type 1 protein serine-threonine phosphatase (PP1), functions positively with Glc7p to promote dephosphorylation of nuclear substrates required for chromosome transmission during mitosis.) codes for the protein MPIQETNKDLVENPAGILQGEEKEEPILSHTEDEDDDDDENDDDDKNQQGNSAVQYPGTVLPDNHPQEIEADQDLTVGYDLDTDYIDLVHLKISSLEDLHLERFKKLESLCLRQNLITSMVGVKDLPESLEELDLYDNRINHISSSIKHLVHLKNLDLSFNRIKNIKNIETLVELENLYFVQNKIREIKNLDTLTKVTNLELGGNKIEVIENLDKLVNINQLWLGKNRIHKLQNMDNLVNLRVLSIQSNRITKIEGLENLKNLEELYLSHNGISEIENLENNTNLQVLDVTANKITNLKGLSHLVKLTDFWCSYNQVSSFEEIGKELGKLPDLECVYFEGNPVQLQNPSAYRRKMKLYLGPTLNKIDATYVHA
- a CDS encoding DOCK-like protein, putative (In S. cerevisiae: protein of unknown function with similarity to human DOCK proteins (guanine nucleotide exchange factors).;~In C. albicans: transposon mutation affects filamentous growth); amino-acid sequence: MTWTPASCFLKGVVIKPFKPKNKRLSSQESEPLPLKNLYPGDKVYVFETNNSRWGRGYVIHPSIGNDLKVTSIRLNEVDQSPVVFPMNLVKIIDKIDFHKTTDGINSENEINKPNTPELPRVDNQCLTIMNQIGYAINELNGLVFASYACGELNIFGQLKNVYITLYDYYMRYAHNLFNEIETTETITKLLNDVTKILTRGPFKTSSSSGSLMWREVASKYCYMLARDKSNGEILNLGNSIPPTIATAQEELVLTNNASVKNSVQSQLVPSPNNFKEYKNSHLLVNITDVQGDASNQSTGLHNLFLHVYLRSENKRLTEPFIFKTKSIDDLQKVETISSILFRNLPEDQFDRNVFMVFVLTEEISLMRRKTFANLKYIKKGVAAGVVNISNVFAQNRPEFHFDIKIFGAPLGSKKASKSTFSWGLLVDQLVRQNMEGLAVCPTVQRITASVKLIKHAPFGLSTKTRFSKQHSNLPITMVKPMFFDPFTETSERLYILLGQMVLKKKKYSTDLYSVEISAPNNETIKFSQGTNQKDKKTLQLVGVTSSESFGEFIKIDNISLKNKDKKLPIDDYLQLTVYINGVLSGQGHLHYKSGNKLVEYRPKPHAVEIFSTSKGNQIATIEVSSTYVGKSFNSEVTIDNILEYESLYHSGISGIDGLSSSLELFQKVKKKHLVRRFPELLTSLFGIIIISGADNDSVNLQKLQDNTFKAIVFLLNSVLIKPHQHGHFLQCFENIFINQPRIAVFLWTKLHEVYYRGETIWDSYSKSVANVQEMLIRFATKSIQGSWEFEEYNESVVQSYRAMVHFLSMKSSLLVEDQMNLLGIVDLMLTNTMYFDKRVVLNWYETFVDAIRLRSFGGHEKLMEEYEHKMQISKLLLILRVLGTEMNRDKDTRSTILLKSIEWAVEGFPDVTDIESVRLACSILNKCCTIIYELLVEGETDIIEVCHFLFKLLPALSRTFLKYNHIGNFASERSVVTQLFPQTYPFETVAIDRSFRDINFCEVLVELAVVIGFIARIDKEIAVDNDARTLHLADLYSRDDIYTVIIAVNEIFKYEYFPSQNWFSLQATIAESSLCVLELLSPVIFQKYIIGVSLDINLCGEFLSTLLKLAILDTVASERLPVLARAACTSITCSIGERVELLIDKVWGRLGDYVNKQERESSLATLVLDYDLIHNVVLYTLKCTPTRKTGSKLLISIMTNYNQIEVERQCIISLFDIYCNGLYEPCESDEMGFINNLKGLSINQPETEQGVLLDFVAYLSRFIRVLNRLIRVPDTAEFNDDKVVYKIQALLYLVNVGEPEPLREFVTDLYKEIIAQKDYIQAGLYLELLASTFPWSHGEYVNASLIPELPIQTNFERREALLELSAEHYISGHNLSKAIDVYNFMLNSFKNETYDLLRLSRLHGKLSLRYMELEYQDTIQHSYCRVVFLGNGFPEVLRGKQRIYEGQPFEHFTSIQQRILSKFPGSVLYKEDGTEGKNLTGKYLDITLVYPNKSENGHDKKSFSVLKKVPGSSSIFDLWTEETTYETKSSFPTLMNFNDIASYKVIKLSPLDNASRTINAKTSELLRLERAIHRSMTDQPKSQGLFLDLSRELAGTVDSPINGGVGQYRLFLEYIGESNNNQAGKIKTLQNAFDELTTILKRCLDLHGRIVPESMRQSHEALVELFEKNFNDRIEAAYSSRDESDSSSSVPSTRPVSGGISRSHSMTPSVATMPEPKLTRSVTSTTGSSDTSYTSGKSSFLSNSLSLKRKFRWRKNANN
- a CDS encoding NADH-ubiquinone oxidoreductase subunit, putative (Similar to S. cerevisiae ACP1), which codes for MFRLAFRSIRAPVARASFVKPIRFYVAPPISKEEVTTRAIQALKTVAPLQESNITLDSSFQKDLGLDSLDTVEALVALEEEFDLEIPDKISDEIKTVGEAVDYIYKEESK